A single Gemmatimonadaceae bacterium DNA region contains:
- the hisH gene encoding imidazole glycerol phosphate synthase subunit HisH, protein MIAIVDYDMGNVASVANMLKRVGAPESVLTRDPDVLRRADKVILPGVGAFDKGMRNLAEFGLLEALNEAVIERRVPILGICLGMHLLTKSSEEGQLDGLGWIDAQTVRFRFPENSGLKVPHIGWNYVEARRGNPLIPAGKGSRFYFVHGYYVTCNREEDTIGMASYGFDFACAVNHDNVFGVQFHPEKSHRFGMALLDGFVRL, encoded by the coding sequence ATGATCGCGATCGTCGACTACGACATGGGCAACGTCGCGTCGGTGGCAAATATGCTCAAGCGTGTCGGCGCGCCGGAGTCAGTGCTGACGCGTGATCCTGACGTTCTCCGCCGCGCCGACAAGGTGATTCTCCCTGGCGTGGGTGCCTTCGACAAGGGGATGCGGAACCTCGCCGAATTCGGACTTCTCGAGGCGCTGAACGAGGCCGTAATCGAGCGGCGCGTTCCGATACTCGGCATCTGCCTCGGCATGCACCTCCTCACGAAATCCAGTGAAGAGGGCCAACTGGACGGCCTCGGATGGATCGACGCGCAGACAGTACGTTTCCGTTTTCCTGAAAACTCGGGGCTGAAAGTGCCCCATATCGGCTGGAATTACGTCGAAGCCCGGCGCGGGAATCCCCTCATTCCGGCCGGCAAGGGCAGCCGCTTCTATTTTGTTCACGGGTATTACGTGACGTGCAACCGGGAGGAGGACACGATCGGCATGGCCAGCTACGGCTTCGACTTCGCGTGCGCGGTCAACCACGATAACGTCTTCGGCGTGCAGTTCCACCCGGAGAAGAGTCACCGCTTTGGAATGGCGCTCCTCGATGGCTTCGTCAGGCTTTGA
- a CDS encoding AglZ/HisF2 family acetamidino modification protein, protein MVLKRIMPCLLFDGSALVKTVRFKNPRYVGDPINAIKIYNEKEVDELVMLDINASREKRRPKFDLIRDCASECFMPFSYGGGVASLDDFARLYKIGVEKVIVNTRCLTDPGLVREATRQYGSTSVVGAADYRKRLFGSQQVYSASGARTRRSLQEHCRFLADDLGVGELLLYSVDRDGTWSGYDLPTIREIAGAVTVPLIACGGAGNVAHLRQVLDETAANAAAVGSMAVYQKQGMGVLINFPQRQLIIDED, encoded by the coding sequence ATGGTCCTCAAGCGCATCATGCCGTGCCTCCTTTTCGACGGGAGCGCTCTGGTAAAGACGGTCCGGTTCAAAAATCCGCGGTATGTCGGCGATCCGATCAACGCGATAAAGATCTACAACGAGAAGGAGGTGGACGAGCTTGTAATGCTCGACATCAATGCGTCACGGGAGAAGCGGCGTCCAAAGTTCGACCTCATCCGGGACTGCGCTTCGGAGTGCTTTATGCCTTTTTCGTACGGAGGCGGCGTGGCCTCACTGGACGACTTCGCCCGGCTCTACAAGATTGGTGTCGAGAAGGTGATCGTGAACACCCGGTGCCTTACAGATCCGGGCCTCGTGCGTGAGGCTACCCGCCAATACGGGTCAACAAGTGTCGTCGGGGCGGCGGATTACCGGAAGAGACTCTTCGGTTCGCAACAGGTGTATTCCGCTTCAGGCGCGCGAACCCGGCGAAGCCTGCAGGAGCACTGCCGCTTTCTGGCCGATGACCTTGGCGTTGGAGAGCTTCTGCTCTATTCGGTGGACCGCGATGGCACGTGGAGCGGCTACGACCTGCCCACGATCAGAGAGATTGCGGGGGCGGTGACAGTGCCACTGATTGCGTGCGGGGGAGCTGGTAACGTTGCGCATCTTCGGCAGGTGCTCGACGAGACCGCCGCCAATGCTGCAGCGGTGGGCAGCATGGCCGTCTACCAGAAACAGGGAATGGGGGTGCTCATCAACTTTCCGCAGCGGCAGCTCATCATCGACGAGGATTGA
- a CDS encoding N-acetyl sugar amidotransferase, which yields MQESGTLQQCVRCIYDETIPRISFGEDGVCSYCRQHEVLELDYPTGKPGRAILEATVAQIRQDGRGKPYDVVIGVSGGCDSSYMLHLAKKEFGLRVLAAHFDNTYNSRIAVENIQRMLEALDIDLYTHVVDNAELQRIYRSFFLASVPEIDTPTDIALAAVHYMAAAKHGVKWIWEGHSFRTEGISPPGWFYMDSKYVRTIHRRYGDGRIKTLPELGLIRWMKWMAVDRIKKFRPLYYLDYNKERTKRILNETYGWQWYGGHHMENRTAYFVNNYYLPRKFGIDLRYAEFSALVRSGQLGRSEALLRIAEEKTFDTGILAEIKQRVGFSDSEWEDIMSAPLSHYTQHRTYKQTFERMRPVFFTLYKLGYVTRSFYLKYCVLKDTAMVEKRASRYSLNSLAGPSVNPTVAR from the coding sequence GTGCAGGAATCCGGAACACTCCAGCAATGCGTGCGCTGTATCTACGACGAGACGATCCCCCGGATATCATTCGGCGAGGACGGGGTATGCAGCTACTGCAGGCAGCACGAGGTGCTTGAGCTGGACTATCCGACGGGCAAGCCTGGACGGGCGATTCTAGAGGCGACCGTCGCCCAGATCAGGCAGGACGGTCGCGGGAAGCCGTACGACGTTGTCATTGGAGTCAGTGGAGGCTGTGACTCCTCGTACATGCTTCATCTCGCGAAGAAGGAGTTCGGGCTTCGCGTTCTCGCCGCGCACTTCGACAACACTTACAACTCGCGCATTGCAGTTGAGAACATCCAGCGGATGCTGGAGGCGCTCGACATCGATCTGTATACCCACGTTGTAGACAATGCCGAACTTCAGCGCATCTACCGGTCGTTCTTTTTGGCCTCCGTCCCTGAGATCGATACACCGACGGATATCGCGCTGGCCGCGGTACACTACATGGCGGCGGCAAAACACGGTGTGAAATGGATATGGGAGGGACATTCGTTCCGAACGGAGGGAATCTCTCCCCCAGGCTGGTTTTATATGGACTCGAAGTATGTCCGGACGATCCACCGCAGGTACGGAGATGGGCGTATCAAGACGCTGCCCGAGCTGGGCCTTATTCGCTGGATGAAGTGGATGGCCGTCGACCGCATAAAAAAATTCAGACCGCTCTACTACCTGGATTACAACAAGGAACGCACCAAGCGCATTCTAAACGAGACCTACGGCTGGCAATGGTATGGTGGCCATCACATGGAGAATCGCACGGCGTACTTCGTCAACAACTATTATCTGCCTCGAAAGTTCGGGATCGACTTGCGCTACGCGGAATTCTCCGCGCTCGTCCGCTCCGGACAGCTCGGCCGGAGCGAGGCTCTTCTGCGAATTGCCGAAGAGAAGACCTTCGACACGGGAATCCTTGCCGAGATCAAACAGCGAGTCGGCTTCTCGGATTCCGAGTGGGAAGACATCATGAGCGCGCCGCTCTCTCACTACACCCAGCATCGCACCTACAAGCAGACTTTCGAGCGGATGCGGCCGGTGTTTTTTACGCTCTACAAATTGGGTTACGTGACGCGGAGCTTCTATCTCAAATACTGTGTCCTCAAGGACACAGCTATGGTCGAAAAGAGAGCGTCGAGATATTCGCTGAATTCACTTGCCGGACCTTCCGTGAATCCGACTGTGGCACGGTGA
- a CDS encoding GNAT family protein — MSMNGECKLSPIRETDSAALFKWVNDRSTVVYNTGYRPVHEPNHQKWLAEIIASPSDHVFGIRTAEGALIGMCQLNRVDAVARSAELRIRIGEDEHRGMGYGRSALVQLLSFAFDDLNLHRVYLQVYATNARAVRLYESVGFRHEARLVEADYVNGSFVDVIGMAILARDVAPARS; from the coding sequence ATGAGCATGAATGGCGAGTGCAAGCTCTCCCCAATCCGCGAGACAGATTCGGCGGCCTTGTTCAAATGGGTCAATGATCGCTCCACCGTCGTGTACAACACGGGCTACCGTCCGGTGCACGAGCCAAACCATCAGAAATGGCTTGCTGAGATCATTGCGAGCCCCTCAGATCATGTATTCGGTATTCGGACCGCCGAAGGTGCTCTCATTGGCATGTGCCAGCTCAACCGCGTCGACGCCGTGGCCAGGAGCGCCGAGCTTCGGATCAGAATTGGGGAGGACGAACATCGCGGGATGGGATATGGCCGAAGCGCCCTCGTGCAGCTTCTGTCATTCGCGTTCGACGACTTGAACCTGCACCGCGTTTATTTGCAGGTATATGCGACGAATGCTCGTGCCGTGCGCCTCTACGAAAGCGTCGGGTTTCGCCATGAGGCTAGATTGGTGGAAGCGGACTACGTGAACGGCAGCTTTGTCGACGTTATCGGCATGGCAATCCTTGCACGCGACGTGGCGCCAGCGCGTTCCTGA
- a CDS encoding WbqC family protein, with amino-acid sequence MRVVITQPDFWPWLGFFDKVAKADRFIFLDHVANRPNDGILTKRVRILLGGRSHWLGIPLCRDRQREFVPIAEMVIDNEPRLCRKQLETVRHAYSKHTVFREIFPLVEAYYQLGGTSIADRNIMAVEWVCERLGLRLEYTRSSTMQISGHSNQMLLNIVNHVDGTEYLYGAGSTEYLDFEMWAASGIKLVAQDFSHPVYEQGGSSAFTSGLSVIDALMNLGFSGVRALMVE; translated from the coding sequence GTGCGAGTTGTCATAACTCAGCCTGACTTCTGGCCATGGCTCGGCTTTTTCGACAAGGTGGCCAAGGCGGACCGATTCATCTTTCTCGATCATGTCGCGAACCGACCGAACGACGGCATCCTGACGAAGCGAGTCAGGATACTTCTTGGCGGCCGGTCACATTGGCTTGGTATACCGCTCTGCAGAGACCGGCAGCGCGAATTCGTCCCTATCGCTGAAATGGTTATCGACAACGAACCAAGGCTGTGTCGAAAACAATTGGAAACGGTCAGGCACGCATACTCGAAACACACAGTCTTCCGTGAAATATTTCCGCTGGTCGAAGCGTATTACCAACTCGGAGGGACATCGATTGCGGACCGAAACATCATGGCGGTGGAATGGGTGTGCGAACGGCTCGGCCTCCGGCTGGAATACACTCGATCGTCAACGATGCAGATTTCAGGTCATTCGAACCAGATGCTACTCAACATTGTCAACCACGTCGATGGAACCGAATACCTGTATGGTGCGGGATCGACTGAGTATCTGGATTTCGAGATGTGGGCGGCGAGCGGAATCAAGCTGGTAGCTCAGGACTTCTCCCATCCGGTCTATGAGCAGGGCGGCAGCTCGGCGTTCACCAGCGGCCTTTCGGTGATCGATGCCCTGATGAATCTCGGATTCAGCGGAGTCCGTGCACTGATGGTTGAATGA
- a CDS encoding glycosyltransferase, with protein MKDSRKGSLRVVISGHEICGLIHDLTEEFRRRGHSVTSVAMPHQFFSYSYDYDQYTFPTSFLSRWLGFNCVWRRIIQAVWETSQGLHNSIEAWLRQRLVRNADLYVRVWGDIPFDQEVFRTIEDSGTRVATMLMGSDVRDYDVFRQQYGIERWLFPPEYHSVPLAKKLQVLRTHERYADAIFSAPDQMGLALRPYHHLQIPLRLEEIEFRVPGRTVPKVVHIPSMPHVKGTDVIEDALERLRTQGIEFDLVSLRDVPHAEVLEVLADADVLVDELIGHGPGWLSFEAMGSGCAVATRYLEDSPACFRPPVWGIDEHSIVPRLHTLLTDRRLRVQLAEDGRRYVEANNGIEHVVDQLLEKLHAGRDAAPDYVPTYLTADYVPRDEAEAAVINAASTCVAGETWYRENVAGKSHDGLVF; from the coding sequence ATGAAGGATAGCCGGAAGGGCTCCCTTCGAGTGGTCATAAGCGGTCACGAAATCTGCGGTTTGATCCACGACCTGACGGAAGAGTTCAGGCGTCGTGGCCATAGCGTCACCTCGGTCGCGATGCCACACCAGTTTTTCTCATACTCGTACGACTACGACCAGTACACGTTTCCGACTTCCTTTCTGTCACGTTGGCTTGGCTTCAACTGCGTCTGGCGGCGGATTATCCAGGCGGTTTGGGAAACCAGCCAGGGTTTGCACAACTCGATCGAGGCTTGGCTGCGGCAGCGCCTGGTCCGAAACGCCGACCTTTATGTTCGCGTCTGGGGCGACATCCCTTTCGACCAGGAAGTCTTCCGCACTATTGAGGACAGCGGCACCCGCGTTGCGACGATGCTGATGGGCTCCGACGTACGGGATTATGACGTCTTCAGGCAGCAATACGGTATTGAGCGCTGGCTCTTCCCGCCAGAGTATCATTCCGTACCGCTCGCGAAAAAGCTGCAAGTTCTACGTACCCACGAGCGCTATGCTGACGCTATCTTTTCGGCGCCCGACCAGATGGGGTTGGCGCTCCGTCCGTACCATCACCTGCAAATCCCGCTTCGCCTCGAAGAGATTGAGTTCCGAGTACCGGGGCGAACCGTACCCAAAGTGGTCCATATTCCCAGCATGCCGCATGTCAAGGGCACCGACGTGATTGAAGACGCGTTGGAAAGACTTCGCACTCAAGGGATCGAATTCGATCTGGTTTCCCTTCGTGATGTCCCTCATGCGGAAGTTCTGGAAGTTCTCGCCGATGCCGACGTCCTTGTCGACGAGCTTATCGGGCATGGTCCCGGTTGGCTTTCGTTCGAAGCAATGGGCAGTGGCTGTGCCGTTGCCACGCGTTATCTGGAAGATTCACCGGCATGCTTTCGCCCCCCCGTTTGGGGCATCGATGAGCATTCCATTGTGCCCCGCCTGCACACTTTGCTGACGGATCGGCGTCTCCGCGTGCAACTTGCCGAGGACGGGCGCCGGTACGTGGAGGCAAACAATGGCATTGAACATGTTGTGGATCAGCTATTGGAAAAGCTCCACGCAGGGCGGGATGCGGCGCCCGATTATGTGCCAACCTATCTGACTGCCGATTATGTGCCGAGAGACGAGGCAGAGGCCGCGGTGATTAACGCCGCAAGCACTTGCGTGGCAGGTGAAACGTGGTATCGCGAGAATGTCGCCGGGAAATCGCACGATGGCCTTGTCTTCTGA
- a CDS encoding FAD-dependent oxidoreductase: MKRLLLAGGGHSHIEVLRRFALQRPCDTEITVVTPSPLLLYTGMWPGWIGGLYKTEECAIDVERLAGAANADFVKASVIGIDPATSTVLIDDDTRLGYDLLSLDIGATPPRQDVAGAEQHSIPVKPIKAFGDWWDKLLRERTGPIRVGIVGGGVGGIELALAMHHRLAATDNAYGTVFLVDSDRHILPEKNDRARQLISEILAARGIEVHTGSEVVAVDPRVLRLVDGARIPFDHLVWATGVAPPAWLASSGISLDERGFVLVDATLRSVSHERIFAAGDVAGMSNCALPKAGVYAVRQGPVLADNLRRALAGKPLAAYRPQRHALALIGTGERDAVAVRGAFALRGKCVWRWKELIDRRFVARYR; this comes from the coding sequence ATGAAGCGTCTGCTGCTCGCCGGCGGCGGGCACAGCCACATCGAGGTCCTGCGCCGTTTTGCATTGCAGCGCCCCTGCGACACCGAAATAACTGTCGTGACTCCGTCGCCGTTGCTGCTATACACCGGCATGTGGCCAGGCTGGATTGGTGGCCTCTACAAAACCGAAGAATGCGCGATCGACGTGGAACGTCTTGCCGGTGCCGCAAATGCGGACTTTGTAAAGGCGAGCGTGATTGGCATCGACCCTGCGACCAGCACCGTGCTGATCGACGACGATACCCGGCTCGGATACGACTTGTTGTCGCTCGACATCGGTGCAACGCCACCGCGTCAGGACGTTGCCGGGGCCGAACAACACTCCATTCCAGTGAAACCGATCAAGGCGTTTGGCGATTGGTGGGACAAGCTCCTCCGCGAACGCACCGGCCCGATCCGAGTCGGCATCGTCGGCGGCGGGGTTGGAGGCATCGAGCTCGCGCTGGCGATGCATCACCGGCTTGCAGCCACTGACAACGCGTACGGAACCGTGTTCCTGGTTGACAGTGATCGACACATCCTGCCCGAAAAAAATGATCGTGCGAGGCAGTTGATTTCCGAAATCCTCGCAGCGCGCGGGATTGAAGTGCACACGGGCAGCGAGGTCGTGGCAGTGGATCCGCGCGTCCTCCGCCTCGTTGATGGCGCGCGCATTCCCTTCGACCACCTGGTATGGGCGACAGGGGTCGCACCGCCGGCGTGGCTTGCATCATCCGGCATTTCGCTCGACGAGCGAGGCTTCGTCCTCGTCGACGCCACGCTGCGGTCGGTTTCTCATGAGCGCATTTTTGCTGCCGGCGACGTGGCTGGCATGTCGAATTGCGCGCTGCCCAAAGCGGGGGTTTATGCCGTACGGCAGGGACCGGTGCTGGCTGATAATCTGCGCCGTGCGCTGGCTGGCAAGCCGCTCGCTGCGTATCGGCCCCAACGCCATGCGCTGGCACTCATCGGCACCGGCGAGCGTGACGCTGTCGCGGTGCGCGGTGCGTTCGCGCTTCGCGGGAAATGTGTGTGGCGATGGAAGGAATTGATCGACCGTCGCTTCGTGGCCCGCTACAGGTGA